A stretch of Aspergillus nidulans FGSC A4 chromosome VI DNA encodes these proteins:
- the tif32 gene encoding translation initiation factor eIF3 core subunit tif32 (transcript_id=CADANIAT00010369), whose amino-acid sequence MPPPPHIKPENVLKRAQELIAVGQAPAALTVLHEHATSKRTRSSPIASLEPVMLLFVELCVDLRKGKAAKDGLYQYKNIAQNSNVGTIEIVLKKFIELAEKKVTEAQAKADEIQSSLESAAPSSNVEDLEAIETPETILLATVSGEQSRDRTDRAVVTPWLKFLWETYRTVLEILKNNARLEIMYQTTALQAFQFCLKYTRKTEFRRLCELLRNHVQNAAKYSAQMHAINLSDPDTLQRHLDTRFQQLNVAVELELWQEAFRSIEDIHTLLSLSKRPAKNVMMANYYEKLARIFLVSENYLFHAAAWSRYYNLLRQSAVTLSTNQGSKKDHPSVTEADMTKAASFVLLSALAIPVISTSRSRGALIDVDEVRKNKNTRLTNLLGMLQSPTRAVLFRDALNKGLLKRVRPEIRELYNILEVDFHPLSICKKVTPILKKIGDDPEMEKYVVPLQQVILTRLFQQLSQVYESVELKFVYELAQFPDPFQITPSMIEKFIMNGCKKGDLAIRVDHISGVLTFDTDVFSSAKALHSGSAAGSAESELGSVQRLQNTPAEIARLQLTRLAKTLHVTCMYVDPSYNDSRLQAKQAALTRAAAGAAKEHEDTLERRVIIEKKKEAATDALQRKQKEEETRKRIRTQQLQEAEKQRLAEEQRERELKRIKDEQDRIRQQELKKQLEELKSGVKGIDLNEIDLEDLDANRLRAIKLAQLEKEKNELTERVRATGKRIDHLERAFRREELKHIAEDYEAQKKVDMEIYERQKAQTLAEAEAKHKEAVALKHRLSRLIPVFSSFRKEVSEKRHEEFEKRRKAAEREFEAKKKQRVKEVQERRRREKIERENAERAKREEEERIKREEEERAARDAERRRILAEEKAKREEERAKMDEIAAKQRQREEEAEARLRAKRAGLSEPPRTESEVRTAPRLNIAPRTSGGPSWRERQAAKEAAGGAAPEAPKAEPEPPRRTGGYVPPHARGGSDAAPPAGNRYVPPSQRSSQPPSRTQTPPTSSPKPEEPKPLASGTGGKWVPRWKQQQQNQ is encoded by the exons atgccgcctccgccgcatATCAAACCTGAAAATGTCCTGAAA AGGGCCCAGGAACTTATCGCCGTGGGCCAGGCTCCGGCCGCCCTGACCGTCCTCCACGAACATGCTACGTCCAAGCGGACGCGCAGCAGCCCGATCGCGTCTCTCGAGCCGGTCATGCTCCTCTTTGTTGAGCTGTGCGTCGATCTCCGCAAAGGTAAGGCTGCCAAGGATGGCCTGTATCAGTACAAAAACATCGCTCAGAACTCCAATGTGGGAACTATCGAG ATCGTTCTCAAGAAGttcatcgagcttgcggagaagaaggtgactGAGGCCCAGGCTAAGGCCGATGAGATTCAGTCATCCCTCGAGTCGGCCGCTCCCTCGTCCAAcgttgaagatctggaagcaATCGAGACCCCCGAGACTATTCTCCTTGCTACCGTTTCTGGTGAGCAGTCCCGTGACCGAACCGACCGTGCCGTGGTTACCCCATGGCTCAAGTTCCTGTGGGAGACGTACCGAACTGTTTTGGagatcctgaagaacaaCGCTCGCTTGGAGATCATGTACCAGACCACCGCTCTACAGGCTTTCCAGTTCTGCTTGAAGTACACCCGCAAGACCGAGTTCCGCAGACTCTGCGAACTTCTCCGCAACCATGTTCAGAACGCCGCCAAGTACTCTGCCCAGATGCACGCTATTAACCTCAGCGACCCGGATACTCTGCAGCGTCACTTGGACACTAGGTTCCAGCAGCTTAACGTTGCCGTGGAGCTGGAACTCTGGCAGGAAGCTTTCCGCAGCATCGAGGATATCCATACTCTCTTGAGCCTCAGCAAGCGCCCCGCTAAGAACGTTATGATGGCCAACTACTACGAGAAGCTGGCTCGTATTTTCCTTGTTAGCGAGAACTATCTATTCCACGCTGCTGCCTGGAGCCGTTACTACAACCTCCTCCGTCAATCCGCCGTCACACTTTCCACCAACCAGGGTTCCAAGAAGGACCACCCTTCAGTTACCGAGGCCGATATGACGAAGGCCGCTTCCTTTGTTCTTCTATCTGCCCTGGCCATCCCCGTCATCAGCACGTCTCGCTCGCGGGGCGCGCTAATTGACGTGGACGAGGTCCGTAAGAACAAGAACACTCGTCTCACTAACCTGCTCGGAATGTTGCAAAGCCCCACTCGTGCTGTCCTATTCAGAGATGCCCTGAACAAGGGCTTGCTCAAGCGTGTCCGCCCCGAGATTCGTGAACTTTACAACATTCTGGAAGTTGACTTCCACCCCCTGTCTATCTGTAAGAAGGTCACCCCCATCCTCAAGAAGATCGGTGATGATCCCGAGATGGAGAAGTATGTTGTCCCTCTACAGCAGGTCATCCTCACCCgtctcttccagcagctctCGCAGGTCTACGAGTCGGTTGAGCTTAAGTTCGTTTACGAACTTGCTCAGTTCCCCGACCCCTTCCAGATTACTCCTTCCATGATTGAAAAGTTCATCATGAACGGTTGCAAGAAGGGTGACCTTGCCATTCGTGTCGACCACATCTCCGGTGTCCTCACCTTTGACACCGACGTTTTCTCATCCGCCAAGGCTTTGCACTCTGGCAGCGCTGCCGGTTCCGCAGAAAGCGAACTCGGCTCGGTACAGCGTCTCCAGAACACCCCTGCTGAAATTGCCCGCCTGCAGCTCACCCGTCTGGCTAAGACCCTTCACGTCACATGCATGTATGTCGACCCGTCATACAACGACTCTCGTCTCCAAGCCAAGCAGGCCGCTCTTACTCGCGCTGCGGCTGGTGCTGCCAAGGAACACGAGGACACTCTCGAACGTCGTGTCATcattgagaagaagaaggaggctgctACAGATGCCCTGCAGCGCaagcaaaaggaggaggaaactCGCAAGCGCATCCGCACACAGCAACTccaggaggctgagaagcagcgacttgctgaagagcagcgtGAGCGCGAGCTGAAGCGCATCAAGGATGAGCAAGACCGCATCCGTCAGCAGGAACTCAAGAAGCAACTTGAAGAACTGAAGAGCGGCGTCAAGGGTATTGATCTCAATGAAATCGacctggaggatctcgatGCCAACCGCCTCCGTGCCATTAAGCTTGCGCAGttagagaaggagaagaacgagcttACTGAGCGCGTCCGGGCCACTGGCAAGCGTATTGATCACTTGGAGCGTGCTTTCCGTCGTGAGGAACTGAAGCACATTGCTGAGGATTATGAAGCTCAAAAGAAGGTTGATATGGAAATTTACGAGCGCCAGAAGGCCCAGACTCttgccgaggccgaggccaagCATAAGGAAGCTGTTGCTCTCAAGCACCGTCTCAGCCGCCTTATTCCTGTGTTCAGCAGCTTCCGTAAGGAAGTTTCAGAGAAGCGTCACGAGGAGTTTGAGAAGCGTCGCAAGGCCGCCGAGAGAGAGTttgaagccaagaagaagcagcgcGTCAAGGAAGTTCAAGAACGCAGACGCCGCGAGAAAATCGAGCGCGAAAACGCCGAGCGTGCCaagagggaggaagaagagcgcatcaagcgcgaggaggaggaacgTGCTGCTAGAGATGCAGAGCGCCGCCGCATCCTGGCCGAAGAGAAGGCCAAAcgtgaggaagagagagc TAAAATGGATGAAATTGCCGCCAAGCAGAGACAGCgtgaggaggaagcagaagctcgCCTCCGCGCCAAGCGAGCTGGCCTCTCAGAGCCTCCCCGTACAGAGTCTGAAGTCCGTACTGCTCCTCGTCTTAACATTGCTCCTCGCACTAGCGGTGGCCCTAGCTGGCGTGAGCGTCAAGCCGCTAAGGAAGCCGCCGGTGGCGCTGCCCCTGAGGCGCCCAAGGCCGAGCCTGAGCCTCCACGACGAACTGGCGGCTACGTGCCCCCTCACGCTCGCGGTGGCTCTGACGCCGCCCCTCCCGCGGGCAACCGCTACGTGCCCCCCAGCCAGCGCTCCTCCCAGCCGCCCTCCCGCACACAAACCCCGCCAACTTCGTCCCCTAAGCCTGAAGAACCCAAACCTCTTGCCAGCGGTACCGGTGGGAAGTGGGTGCCTAGATggaaacagcagcaacaaaacCAGTAG
- the gpgA gene encoding protein gpgA (transcript_id=CADANIAT00010370) yields MPAYELRSGGDVKNKKQSVADLKYRRLTELNARLKEDLDRPRVKVSEAAMSLINYCNNTRDFMVPSVWGQVDKREDPYAPQQQGGCLWSEADLSR; encoded by the exons ATGCCTGCCTACGAGCTTCGATCTGGAGGGGacgtcaagaacaagaagcagagTGTGGCCGACCTCAAGTACCGCCGATTGACAGAGCTCAATGCCCGCCTGAAGGAGGATCTCGACCGTCCCCGAGTCAAGGTGTCAGAGGCTGCCATGTC GCTGATCAATTACTGCAACAATACTCGTGACTTCATGGTACCGTCGGTATGGGGACAG GTCGACAAGCGTGAAGACCCATACGCACCCCAAcagcagggaggctgct TATGGTCCGAAGCAGACCTATC